A section of the bacterium SCSIO 12696 genome encodes:
- a CDS encoding quinone-dependent dihydroorotate dehydrogenase: MYDLARKALFTLPAETAHEVALDSIGCSERLGLMKLAKPAVSAPVEVMGIRFPNPVGLSAGLDKNGDYFNGLGALGFGFVEIGTVTPRPQPGNPKPRMFRLPEHQAIINRLGFNNLGVDHLVGRVKRRRYDGVLGINIGKNFDTPVEKAADDYLIGMEKVYAHADYITVNISSPNTPGLRDLQFGEQLSELLATLKQAQARLADEHGRYVPLAVKIAPDLDEAGVDDIALILVKQKIDGVIATNTTISRDAVADSPLAEQAGGLSGAPVREKSTQVIARLHEVLEGALPIIGVGGICSGADAVEKIEAGASLVQVYTGFIYQGPKLVREAADAIASCNRFQSLVAGSRDGQ, from the coding sequence ATGTACGATCTGGCCCGCAAAGCTCTTTTTACCTTACCCGCCGAAACCGCCCACGAAGTGGCTCTGGATAGCATCGGCTGCAGCGAACGCCTGGGCTTGATGAAGCTCGCCAAACCCGCTGTATCTGCTCCGGTGGAGGTTATGGGCATTCGCTTCCCCAATCCGGTAGGGCTGTCTGCGGGTTTGGATAAGAATGGTGATTATTTCAACGGCCTGGGTGCGTTGGGCTTTGGCTTTGTAGAGATCGGTACGGTGACGCCGCGCCCTCAGCCGGGCAATCCCAAACCTCGAATGTTCCGCTTGCCTGAGCATCAGGCCATTATCAACCGCCTGGGGTTTAACAACCTGGGGGTGGATCATTTGGTCGGGCGAGTAAAGCGCCGTCGTTATGACGGAGTACTGGGCATCAATATCGGCAAAAATTTCGACACTCCGGTGGAAAAGGCGGCGGACGATTACCTGATAGGTATGGAAAAAGTTTACGCCCATGCGGACTACATTACGGTCAATATCTCCTCACCGAATACCCCCGGATTGCGTGATCTGCAGTTTGGCGAGCAACTGAGTGAATTGCTGGCCACCTTGAAACAGGCCCAGGCCCGCCTGGCGGATGAGCACGGTCGCTATGTGCCTCTTGCGGTGAAGATTGCCCCAGACCTGGATGAAGCTGGGGTGGATGATATCGCGCTAATTTTGGTGAAGCAGAAAATTGACGGCGTGATTGCCACCAATACCACCATATCCCGTGATGCGGTGGCGGATTCGCCACTGGCAGAGCAGGCCGGTGGACTCAGTGGTGCGCCAGTGCGAGAGAAATCCACACAAGTCATCGCTCGTTTACACGAAGTGCTGGAAGGGGCGCTGCCAATTATTGGCGTAGGGGGGATTTGCAGTGGCGCTGATGCGGTGGAAAAAATAGAAGCTGGTGCCAGCTTGGTACAGGTGTACACCGGGTTTATTTATCAGGGGCCGAAACTAGTAAGGGAAGCGGCGGACGCAATCGCGTCCTGTAACCGCTTCCAAAGCCTCGTTGCAGGCTCTAGGGATGGGCAGTAA
- a CDS encoding ribosome modulation factor, translating into MKTQKRDSSHRAFIKGYQAGYNGKPKAFCPHIADTYNAMEWQRGWHEGREDHWSGYNQFTSHQKAVNLQ; encoded by the coding sequence ATGAAAACTCAGAAACGTGACTCTTCACACCGCGCGTTTATCAAAGGTTACCAAGCTGGCTACAACGGCAAACCAAAGGCTTTTTGCCCTCACATTGCAGACACATACAACGCCATGGAATGGCAACGTGGATGGCACGAGGGTCGTGAAGATCACTGGTCTGGATACAACCAATTTACCAGCCACCAAAAGGCAGTTAATTTACAGTAA